A single Nicotiana tabacum cultivar K326 chromosome 5, ASM71507v2, whole genome shotgun sequence DNA region contains:
- the LOC107789487 gene encoding uncharacterized protein LOC107789487, with protein sequence MASSSTCTCSCRPIISAKSNVINRFVTPSGKQLIVHGNPSLKQIPRIFVVRASAVDSSSNFVERVEKAWLISKQPRPIVCSTCDSNGHVECKWCSGTGFFILGDNMLCQVPSRNTSCVICAGKGSVCCTDCKGTGHRAKWLGEPPIPEPPISKE encoded by the exons ATGGCAAGTAGCAGTACTTGTACATGTTCTTGTAGACCCATAATTTCTGCAAAATCAAATGTTATTAATCGATTTGTAACACCAAGCGGAAAACAATTGATCGTCCATGGAAACCCTAGCTTAAAGCAAATTCCCAGAATTTTTGTTGTAAGAGCATCAGCAGTTGATAGCTCATCTAACTTTGTTGAACGCGTGGAAAAAGCCTGGTTGATTTCCaag CAACCCAGGCCAATTGTATGCTCTACTTGCGACTCAAATGGCCATGTGGAATGCAAGTGGTGCAGTGGTACTGGCTTCTTTATACTTGGTGACAATATGCTCTGTCAAGTGCCATCTCGAAACACAAGCTGTGTCATCTGCGCTGGAAAG GGTTCCGTATGCTGCACTGATTGTAAAGGAACAGGCCATCGTGCGAAGTGGTTGGGAGAGCCTCCTATTCCCGAGCCTCCTATTAGCAAAGAGTAA